The genomic DNA CACCAGGGTTGAAAACCTGGGGGATGACCTGTGGTTAGGGGTGAAAGGCCAATCAAACTCCGTGATAGCTGGTTCTCCCCGAAATGCATTTAGGTGCAGCGTCGTGTGTTTCTTGCCGGAGGTAGAGCACTGGATAGGCGATGGGCCCTACCGGGTTACTGACCTTAGCCAAACTCCGAATGCCGGTAAGTGAGAGCGCGGCAGTGAGACTGTGGGGGATAAGCTCCATGGTCGAGAGGGAAACAGCCCAGAGCATCGACTAAGGCCCCTAAGCGTACGCTAAGTGGGAAAGGATGTGGAGTCGCAGAGACAACCAGGAGGTTGGCTTAGAAGCAGCCATCCTTGAAAGAGTGCGTAATAGCTCACTGGTCAAGTGATTCCGCGCCGACAATGTAGCGGGGCTCAAGCGTACCGCCGAAGTCGTGTCATTGCAGTACATACTCCTAACGGGGACTGTGATGGGTAGGGGAGCGTCGTGTGCCGGGTGAAGCAGCCGTGGAAGCGAGTTGTGGACGGTTCACGAGTGAGAATGCAGGCATGAGTAGCGATACACACGTGGGAAACGTGTGCGCCGATTGACTAAGGGTTCCTGGGTCAAGCTGATCTGCCCAGGGTAAGTCGGGACCTAAGGCGAGGCCGACAGGCGTAGTCGATGGACAACCGGTTGATATTCCGGTACCCGCTTTGAAGCGTCAGCGCTGAACCCAGCGATGCTAAGCCCGTGAAACCGCCGTGTGCGTCTTCGGACAAGTGCGGAGTGGTGGAGCCGGTGGCCCAGACTGGTAGTAGGTGAGTGATGGGGTGACGCAGGAAGGTAGTCCAGCCCGGGCGGTGGTTGTCCCGGGGTAAGGGTGTAGGCCGTGTGGTAGGTAAATCCGTCGCACGTGAAGGCTGAGACCTGATGCCGAGCCGATTGTGGCGAAGTGGATGATCCTATGCTGTCGAGAAAAGCCTCTAGCGAGTTTCATGGCGGCCCGTACCCTAAACCGACTCAGGTGGTCAGGTAGAGAATACCGAGGCGTTCGGGTGAACTATGGTTAAGGAACTCGGCAAAATGCCCCCGTAACTTCGGGAGAAGGGGGGCCATGTCTGGTGATGAGTCTTGCACTCGGAGCTGGGTGTGGCCGCAGAGACCAGCGAGAAGCGACTGTTTACTAAAAACACAGGTCCGTGCGAAGCCGTAAGGCGATGTATACGGACTGACGCCTGCCCGGTGCTGGAACGTTAAGGGGACCGGTTAGCTCCATTTCGGTGGGGCGAAGCTGAGAACTTAAGCGCCAGTAAACGGCGGTGGTAACTATAACCATCCTAAGGTAGCGAAATTCCTTGTCGGGTAAGTTCCGACCTGCACGAATGGCGTAACGACTTCTCGACTGTCTCAACCATAGGCCCGGTGAAATTGCACTACGAGTAAAGATGCTCGTTTCGCGCAGCAGGACGGAAAGACCCCGGGACCTTTACTACAGTTTGATATTGGTGTTCGGTTCGGCTTGTGTAGGATAGGTGGGAGACTGTGAAGCTTCAACGCCAGTTGGGGTGGAGTCGTCGTTGAAATACCACTCTGGTCGTGCTGGATGTCTAACCTGGGTCCGTGATCCGGATCAGGGACAGTGTCTGATGGGTAGTTTAACTGGGGCGGTTGCCTCCTAAAGGGTAACGGAGGCGCCCAAAGGTTCCCTCAGCCTGGTTGGTAATCAGGTGTTGAGTGTAAGTGCACAAGGGAGCTTGACTGTGAGACCGACGGGTCGAGCAGGGACGAAAGTCGGGACTAGTGATCCGGCGGTGGCTTGTGGAAGCGCCGTCGCTCAACGGATAAAAGGTACCCCGGGGATAACAGGCTGATCTTCCCCAAGAGTCCATATCGACGGGATGGTTTGGCACCTCGATGTCGGCTCGTCGCATCCTGGGGCTGGAGTCGGTCCCAAGGGTTGGGCTGTTCGCCCATTAAAGCGGTACGCGAGCTGGGTTTAGAACGTCGTGAGACAGTTCGGTCCCTATCCGCTGTGCGCGTAGGAATATTGAGAAGGGCTGTCCCTAGTACGAGAGGACCGGGACGGACGAACCTCTGGTGTGCCAGTTGTTCTGCCAAGGGCATGGCTGGTTGGCTACGTTCGGGAGGGATAACCGCTGAAAGCATCTAAGCGGGAAGCCTGCTTCGAGATGAGTGTTCCCGCCTCCTTGAGAGGGTAAGGCTCCCAGTAGACGACTGGGTTGATAGGCCGGATATGGAAGCCCAGTGATGGGTGGAGTTGACCGGTACTAATAGGCCGAGGGCTTGTCCTCAGTTGCTCGCGTCCACTGTGTTGTTCTGAAGGAACGACCTCCCGGTGTGCCGGTGGAGTGTCGGTATCTTCATAGTGTTTCGGTGGTCATAGCGTTAGGGAAACGCCCGGTTACATTCCGAACCCGGAAGCTAAGCCTTTCAGCGCCGATGGTACTGCAGGGGGGATCCTGTGGGAGAGTAGGACACCGCCGAACAATTCTTGAGACGGGAAAGCCCCGCACCTGACGGTGCGGGGCTTTCCCGCGTTTCCGGTTCTTTCATACCGACGGTTGTGTCAGGTTCCCGGTGTCGGTGTCGGTGTCGGTGTCGGTGTCGGTGCCCGGGGCGGGTGCGTGTCGTACGCCGGGCGGCAGTGACGGGACTGCGACCCGGGGCCGCCGCCCCAGGTCGCGACCCTAGCCGCGGACAGCCGAAGGTCCCGCCGGGCGCTTCCCGAGCTTCTCCGCGACCCGCTCCCGGAGGAGCTCGTACTCCTCGCGCAGCCGGACGAGTTTCGGCGGCCGGGGAACGACGACGCCCCCGGTGACGATCTCCTCCGGCCCGAACTGCTCACGGGTGAGATCGACCTCCACGCCCATGCCGAGCCGGTTCCACCAGTGGTAGTCCGTGCGCACACCGTCCACCAGCACCTCGCCGCGGATCAGCTCGCCTCCCAGCAGGTCGTTGAGGACCATCGCGGTGACACCGCACTGGTCCCGGGCAGGGTTGTCCGGCCTCCAGCGCGCCCGGAACTCGGGCGTGCACGTGTCGGCGTCCCAACTGCTGCGAACTGCCTGCTCGATGTCGGTGAGGAGCAACGGTGCCGTCATGACGGCCATCCTTGCAGCCGGCGCTGACAACAGCCGGCGGCGGCGAACCCCGCAGGCCCGCGTGACGGGGGCGGCCGCGGACTCCTGCGCGTTCACGGAGCTCGCCGCGTCGCCGGTGGCCGCGAGGAGCCGGCCGCGGTCCGCGGCGGCAGGCGGACGGGCGGCGGTGGAACGCCCTCGGCCGGGAGGGGGACGGGCAGCGGGGCGTCCCCTCCCGGGAGGAACGGGCGGCGGTGGACGGTGGGACGTGCGGGGTGCGACGTCGGGGCGGTGCGGTTATGCGGTTGCCCCGGCTCGAGGGCACTGGGGAGGATCGGGAGATGACGTACCTGATACGCCCCGTGCGGGCCGGGGAATGGCGTGAGGCCCGTGCTCTGCGGCTGGACGCGCTGAGGGATCCGGCGGCGCCGCTCGCCTTTCTGGACACGTACGAGGCCGCCGCAGCGCGGCCCGAAGCGTACTGGCGGGAGCGGACCGAGAGCACCGCCGAGGGCAGTGGGACGGGGCGGCAGGTGGTGGCCGTCGCGCCGGACGGGCGGTGGGTCGGGTCGGTGACCGCGTTGCTCGAGCCGCGGGGCCGGGAGGTGCTGTTCGGTGCGGTGCCGGAGGTGGACCAGGTGCACCTCGTCGGCGTCTACCTGCGGCCCGGGGCGAGGGGTGGCGGTGTGGCGGAGAAGCTGCTGGGGGCGGCCGTGGACTGGGCGTGGTCGCTGCGGGACCCGGTGGTGCGGCGGGCGCGGCTGTACGTGCACGAGCGGAACGGGCGGGCGGTGGCGCTGTACCGGAAGGCGGCGTTCCTGCCGAGCGGGCGGACCCTGCCGGTGGAGGGGGAGCCGGGTGTGGTGGAGCGGGAGTACGAGGTGTGGCGGCCGGACGGGTGCGCGGGCGGCGAGGGGCAGCCGGGACGGTAGGGGCCGTACCGGTGCGAGGCCGGAGCGGTTCTGGAGTCCGGAGGACGGGGGGCGGTCCCGGGGCTCAGGGGGTCGGTGCGGTGAGGGGTTCTCGCCAGCGGGCGCGGGCCTGCTCCCGGGAGCGGAGCAGTGCGAGGGGGGGGAGGCCCCGGTCGTGGCCGGTGGCGAGGAGTTCCGGGAGGCGGGGGACGGGGGCGACGGCGGCCACGTCGTCGAGGACGAGGGTCATTGGTGGGTCGAGCCGACCGTCGGATGACCGTGCGGCCATGCGGCGGCCGTGCTCGACCACGTGCGAGGTGAGGGCGGTGAGGAGGGGCATCGCCCCGGGGTCGGTCCGTGGCGCCTCGATCGGCTCGCCCACCACGTAGAGCGTTCCCCCTTCGACGGCGAATGATTCCAGGGCGAGCGCGTCGGTTCGGTTCGCGGTGCACGCCTCGCGGATGTGGACCGAGGAGAGGGCGGAGAGGGCACGGAGCGTCAGCGCCCGTGCGGCCTCGCGGCGTTCGGGGTGCGCGGTGAGCGCCGACTCCAGGAGGCCCGCGTGGCTGTTGGTGGCCTTGGGGTGGGTACGGAGGACGCGCACCGGCTCGTGGGCCGCGCCGTGGTGCTGCGCCCAGCGGTGCACCTGCTTGAACGGCCGGCCGTCGACGGCCGCGGCGTGCAGCCAGCAGTGCAGCAGGGTCTCGGCCGTGTCGGCGACGGCGGCGTCCAGACGGGCCGAGGGGCGTACGGGGGCGAGGAGCGCGGCGGCGCGGGACGCCGCCGTGGCGGTGTCCTCGCAGCCGTCCGCGGGCGACCAGTGGAGGCGTGCCGGGGTGTCGCAGAGGTGGCCGGGGTCGTAGAGGACGACCGGACCGAGTTCGGCGCGCGCGTCCTTGGTGTCCGCCCACAGGGTGGGGTCGGACGTGACGACGAGGGCGGGGCCTTCGGCGTCCAGGACGGCCCGGAGGGCGTGCGGGCGGCGGGTGGCGCGGTCGCCGTAGAGGAGGAGGGGTGCCGGGGTGCGGGGTGTGGGGAGGGCGGCGGCGGGGGCGCGCGGGCCGGAGGCGTCCGGTGCGGTCGCGGTCGGCGTCGTACGGGGCCCGGGTACGGATTCCGGTGCGGGTGCGGACGTGGAACCGGGTGCGGGGGTGGCCGTGGCGGCGGGCGTGGGGCCGGCCGGCTCCGGAGGGGCGGCCGGGGCGGTGGCCCGGGGCGTGGCCGCGCAGGCCGCCGCCGCGGCCGGACGGGCGGGGCGCCGGGCGCGGGCCGCCGCCCGTACCGCCCGCCAGCGGGCCACCGTACCCACGACGAACACGGCCAGCACCGCGGCCACCATCAGTTCGCCGATCAGCAGTCCCCAGAACACCCCGGGGCCGGGGAGCTGGTCGGCCGGCGTCAGCGGCCACGCGCCCGCCAGGTCCTGCGGGGCGGTGAGCAGGTGGCGCAGGGCCAGCGGGGTGCGGGCGAAGGTGGCGCCGCGCGGCCAGGAGCCGTGCGTGAACAGCCCGGCCAGGCCGGTCGCCGTCCACGCCGCCAGCGTCACGCCGAGCAGGAGCCCCAGCAGTGCCATGAGCAGTCCGTCGGGGATGCCCCGCTCGGCGGCTCCGCCCCGGCCCGGGCCGCGTACGTCCGGTGCGCGGTCCACGTCACGCCACCGTCGATTCGGGCGAGCCGTTCATCTGCCGCTCCATGAGGGCCGCGCGCTGCTCCGCCTCCCATTCGGCGGCCTTGACGTCCTCGGGCAGCTCGGGCGGGGCCGATTCGGTCATGGCGCGGTCGGTGTAGACGAGGGGCCGTTCCGCCTCGGTGATCAGGTGTTTGACGACCTGGACGTTGCCGTTGACGTCCCAGACGGCGATGCCGGGGGTGAGGGTCGGGATGATCTCCACGGCCCAGCGGGGCAGGCCGAGCACCCGGCCGGTGGCGCGTGCCTCGTCGGCCTTCTGGGCGTAGACGGTGCGGGTGGAGGCCATTTTGAGGATCGCCGCGGCCTCCCGCGCCGCCGCTCCGTCGACCACGTCGCTGAGGTGGTGGACGACGGCGACGAAGGACAGGCCGAGGCGCCGGCCGAACTTCAGCAGCCGCTGGAAGAGCTGCGCGACGAAGGGGCTGTTGATGATGTGCCAGGCCTCCTCGACGAGGAAGATGCGCTTCTTCCGGTCGGGGCGGATCCAGGTGTGCTCCAGCCACACGCCGACGATCGCCATGAGGATGGGCATGGCGATGGAGTTGCGGTCGATGTGCGACAGGTCGAAGACGATGAGCGGCGCGTCGAGGTCGATGCCGACGGTCGTCGGGCCGTCGAACATGCCGCGCAGGTCGCCGTCGACGAGCCGGTCGAGGACGAGCGCGACGTCGAGGCCCCAGGCGCGTACGTCGTCTATGTCGACGTTCATCGCCTCCGCCGACTCGGGTTCGGGGTGGCGCAGTTGCTCGACGATGTCGGTGAGGACGGGCTGGCGGTCGGTGACCGTCTCGTTGACGTACGCGTGGGCGACCTTCAGCGCGAAACCGGACCGCTCGTCGAGGCCGTGGCCCATCGCGACCTCGATGATGGTGCGCAGCAGCGCGAGCTGGCCCGTGGTGGTGATGGAGGGGTCGAGCGGGTTGAGGCGGATGCCGTCGTCGAGGGCGGCCATCGGGTCGAGGCGGACGGGGGTGATGCCCAGCTGCTCGGCGATGAGGTTCCACTCGCCGACGCCGTCCTCGCCCTGCGCGTCGAGGACCACGACCTGGCGGTCGCGGAAGCGGAGCTGGCGCAGGACGTACGTCTTCTCCAGCGCCGACTTGCCGTTGCCGGACTCGCCGAGGACCAGCCAGTGCGGGGCGGGGAGCTGCTGCCCGTACAGCTGGAACGGGTCGTAGATGTAGCCCTTGCCGCTGTACACCTCCCGGCCGATGATCACGCCGGAGTCGCCCAGGCCGGGTGCGGCGGTCGGCAGGTAGACGGCCTGGGCCTGGCCGGTGGAGGTGCGCACGGGCAGGCGGGTGGTCTCCACCTTCCCGAAGAGGAAGGAGGTGAAGGCGTCGGTGAGGACGGACAGCGGATCGCGCATCATCAGGCCCCTATCGTCCTGTCGGCTCGTCCTGTCGGCTCGTACGGCACCCGCGGCGCCCGTGCCCGGCGCGGCGGCCGTGCCCCATGGGGCGGCCGCCGGTTCACCGGCGGATGCCGGTCGCGAACGGGAGCGTGTTCACGAAGGCGCGGTGGTGCTCGCGGTCGCACCACTCCAGTTTCAGGTACGACTTGCCGGCGGACGCCCTGATCGTCCGCTTGTCCCGGGCGAGGGCCTCGGGGGATCGGGAGGAGACGGTGATGTACCCGACGAGGTTGACGCCCGCCGCGCCGCTGGCGAGGTCCTCGCCCCGCTGGTCGAGCCGGCCGTGGGCGGCGATGTCGCGGGGGTCGATCGTGCGGTTCATCTTGGCGGCGCGGCTCGCCTCGGCCTCGTCGTTGGTCTTCTCGGTGAGCATCCGCTCGATGGCGATCTCGGTCGGTTCGAGGTCCATGGTGACGGCGACCGTGCGGATCACGTCGGGGGGTGTGGACGAGCAGCGGCGCCAGGAAGTTGACGCCGACCGGGGTCATCGGCCACTCCTTGATCCAGGCCGTGGCGTGGCACCAGGGGGCGCGGGTGGTGGACTCGCGGGTCTTCGCCTTGAGGTACGTCGGTTCGACGGCGTCGAGCTCGGCCGGCCAGGCGTTGCGCCTGGACATGGCCTGGATGTGGTCGATCGGGTGGTCCGGGTCGTACATGGAGTGCACGAGCGACGCGAGGCGGGACTGGCCCAGCGGCTGGCGGACGCGGATGTCGGCCTCGGCGAGGCGGGCGCAGATGTCGGTCAGCTCGCGGGCCATGACGACGGCGAGTCCGGCGTCCTTGTCGAGCCGCTGCCGCCGGCCGCCGGTGTGGCGGGCGGCGCGGGCGATGGCGTGGGCCTCGGCGGCCAGCTCGCGCGTGTAGTGCATGCAGGCGACGAGGTACGCGCGGTGCTGCTCGCTGGAGGTCGACACCATGGAGAGCAGCTGGTCGTAGGAGTCGAGGAGCCAGCGCGGGGCGCCCGGGTCGCCGCGCTGGGCGACGTCCTTGGCGTGGGCGTCGGGGTCGGCGGGGAGGGTGCGGGCGAGCATCTGGATGCGGGTGACGAAGCCGTCCCCGTTGGCGACGTGCTTGAGGAGGGTGCCGAAGCGGTCCACCAGGGCTTCCTGGTCCTCGCTGTCGCGCAGGCCGACGCCGGGGCCCTCGATCTCGATGGCGGCGGTGACGGTGCGCCGGTCGGCGTGGAGGAGTACGGCGATCTCGTCGGGGCCGAAGGGGGCGGAGAGCCAGTTGATGCGGCCGATGCCCGGCGGGGGGCCGATCTCGACCTCGCGGCCGTCGAGGCGCGTGCCGGCCTCCATGGCGGCGGAGCGGTACGTGGTGCCCCGGCGGAGGACCCGCTTGTAGCTGCGGTTCACCTCGTACCAGCGGTAGAAGGTGCGGCCGCGGTAGGGGACGTACACGGCGGCGAGGGCGAGCATCGGGAAACCGACGAGCAGCACGATGCGCAGGGAGAGGACCGGGACGAGGAGGCCGCACATCATGCCGACGAACGCGCCGGCGATGATCAGGGCGATCTCGCCGGTCTCGCGGTTCTTGCCGATGATCGCGTTCGGCCGGGCGCGGCCGATGAGATACGTGCGGCGGGGCGTGATCGGATGGGACTGGGTCGTCACCGCCCTCCACCTCCTGGACTGTTGTTGCCGGTGTTGCCGGTGTTGCCGACACCGCGACTGGTATGCGGGCTGTTGA from Streptomyces sp. MRC013 includes the following:
- a CDS encoding SCO6880 family protein, yielding MTTQSHPITPRRTYLIGRARPNAIIGKNRETGEIALIIAGAFVGMMCGLLVPVLSLRIVLLVGFPMLALAAVYVPYRGRTFYRWYEVNRSYKRVLRRGTTYRSAAMEAGTRLDGREVEIGPPPGIGRINWLSAPFGPDEIAVLLHADRRTVTAAIEIEGPGVGLRDSEDQEALVDRFGTLLKHVANGDGFVTRIQMLARTLPADPDAHAKDVAQRGDPGAPRWLLDSYDQLLSMVSTSSEQHRAYLVACMHYTRELAAEAHAIARAARHTGGRRQRLDKDAGLAVVMARELTDICARLAEADIRVRQPLGQSRLASLVHSMYDPDHPIDHIQAMSRRNAWPAELDAVEPTYLKAKTRESTTRAPWCHATAWIKEWPMTPVGVNFLAPLLVHTPRRDPHGRRHHGPRTDRDRHRADAHREDQRRGRGEPRRQDEPHDRPPRHRRPRPARPAGRGPRQRRGGRQPRRVHHRLLPIPRGPRPGQADDQGVRRQVVPETGVVRPRAPPRLREHAPVRDRHPPVNRRPPHGARPPRRARAPRVPYEPTGRADRTIGA
- a CDS encoding ATP-binding protein, which translates into the protein MRDPLSVLTDAFTSFLFGKVETTRLPVRTSTGQAQAVYLPTAAPGLGDSGVIIGREVYSGKGYIYDPFQLYGQQLPAPHWLVLGESGNGKSALEKTYVLRQLRFRDRQVVVLDAQGEDGVGEWNLIAEQLGITPVRLDPMAALDDGIRLNPLDPSITTTGQLALLRTIIEVAMGHGLDERSGFALKVAHAYVNETVTDRQPVLTDIVEQLRHPEPESAEAMNVDIDDVRAWGLDVALVLDRLVDGDLRGMFDGPTTVGIDLDAPLIVFDLSHIDRNSIAMPILMAIVGVWLEHTWIRPDRKKRIFLVEEAWHIINSPFVAQLFQRLLKFGRRLGLSFVAVVHHLSDVVDGAAAREAAAILKMASTRTVYAQKADEARATGRVLGLPRWAVEIIPTLTPGIAVWDVNGNVQVVKHLITEAERPLVYTDRAMTESAPPELPEDVKAAEWEAEQRAALMERQMNGSPESTVA
- a CDS encoding type IV secretory system conjugative DNA transfer family protein, with translation MDRAPDVRGPGRGGAAERGIPDGLLMALLGLLLGVTLAAWTATGLAGLFTHGSWPRGATFARTPLALRHLLTAPQDLAGAWPLTPADQLPGPGVFWGLLIGELMVAAVLAVFVVGTVARWRAVRAAARARRPARPAAAAACAATPRATAPAAPPEPAGPTPAATATPAPGSTSAPAPESVPGPRTTPTATAPDASGPRAPAAALPTPRTPAPLLLYGDRATRRPHALRAVLDAEGPALVVTSDPTLWADTKDARAELGPVVLYDPGHLCDTPARLHWSPADGCEDTATAASRAAALLAPVRPSARLDAAVADTAETLLHCWLHAAAVDGRPFKQVHRWAQHHGAAHEPVRVLRTHPKATNSHAGLLESALTAHPERREAARALTLRALSALSSVHIREACTANRTDALALESFAVEGGTLYVVGEPIEAPRTDPGAMPLLTALTSHVVEHGRRMAARSSDGRLDPPMTLVLDDVAAVAPVPRLPELLATGHDRGLPPLALLRSREQARARWREPLTAPTP
- a CDS encoding GNAT family N-acetyltransferase translates to MTYLIRPVRAGEWREARALRLDALRDPAAPLAFLDTYEAAAARPEAYWRERTESTAEGSGTGRQVVAVAPDGRWVGSVTALLEPRGREVLFGAVPEVDQVHLVGVYLRPGARGGGVAEKLLGAAVDWAWSLRDPVVRRARLYVHERNGRAVALYRKAAFLPSGRTLPVEGEPGVVEREYEVWRPDGCAGGEGQPGR